One window of the Klebsiella oxytoca genome contains the following:
- the thiB gene encoding thiamine ABC transporter substrate binding subunit has translation MLKKLLPLLALAAAPVFAKPLLTVYTYDSFSADWGPGPAVKKAFEADCGCELKFVALEDGVSLLNRLRMEGKNSKADVVLGLDNNLLEAASQSKLFAKSGVPASAVSVPGGWDNDTFVPFDYGYFAFVYDKNKLKNPPKSLKELVESEEKWRVIYEDPRTSTPGLGLLLWMQKVYGDKAPDAWQKLAAKTVTVTKGWSEAYGLFLKGESDLVLSYTTSPAYHIIEEKKDNYAAANFAEGHYLQVEVAARTAASKQPELAEKFLKFMVSPGFQNAIPTGNWMYPVTQVALPAGFDALVKPQTTLEFTPQQVATDRQNWISAWQRAVSR, from the coding sequence GTGTTGAAAAAATTACTCCCGCTGCTGGCGCTGGCCGCCGCGCCCGTTTTTGCCAAACCGCTGCTCACCGTTTATACCTACGACTCGTTCTCCGCCGACTGGGGCCCTGGTCCCGCGGTTAAAAAAGCCTTTGAAGCTGACTGCGGCTGCGAACTGAAGTTCGTGGCGCTCGAAGATGGCGTCTCGCTGCTCAACCGGCTGCGGATGGAGGGCAAAAACAGCAAAGCGGATGTGGTGCTTGGCCTGGATAACAACCTGCTGGAAGCCGCCTCGCAAAGCAAACTGTTCGCCAAAAGCGGCGTTCCGGCCAGCGCGGTCAGCGTGCCCGGCGGCTGGGACAACGATACCTTCGTCCCGTTTGATTACGGCTATTTCGCTTTCGTTTACGATAAAAACAAGCTGAAGAATCCGCCGAAAAGCCTGAAAGAGCTGGTTGAAAGCGAGGAAAAATGGCGGGTGATCTATGAAGATCCGCGCACCAGCACGCCGGGTCTGGGCCTGCTGCTATGGATGCAAAAGGTGTACGGCGATAAGGCGCCGGATGCCTGGCAGAAGCTGGCGGCAAAAACCGTCACCGTCACCAAAGGCTGGAGCGAAGCCTATGGCCTGTTCCTGAAAGGCGAAAGCGATCTGGTGCTGAGCTATACCACTTCTCCGGCTTACCACATCATTGAAGAGAAGAAAGATAACTACGCTGCGGCAAACTTCGCTGAAGGCCACTATCTACAGGTTGAAGTTGCCGCCCGTACCGCAGCCAGCAAACAGCCGGAGCTGGCGGAAAAATTCCTCAAATTTATGGTTTCTCCAGGCTTCCAGAACGCGATCCCGACCGGCAACTGGATGTATCCGGTTACCCAGGTTGCGCTTCCGGCGGGCTTTGATGCGCTTGTGAAACCGCAAACGACGCTCGAATTTACCCCGCAGCAGGTCGCGACCGACCGCCAGAATTGGATTAGCGCATGGCAACGCGCCGTCAGCCGCTAA
- the sgrR gene encoding HTH-type transcriptional regulator SgrR, producing the protein MPSGRLQQQFIRLWQCCDGKSQETTLNELAHMLSCSRRHMRTLLNMMEERGWLTWEAEAGRGKRSRLSFLYTGLALQQQRAEDLLEQDRIDQLVQLVGDKAAVRQMLVSHLGRSFRQGRHILRVLYYRPMKNLLPGSALRRSETHIARQIFSALTRVNEENGELEADIAHHWQQITPTHWRFFLRPGIHFHHGRELEMADVISSLQRSNALPLFSHIERIDSPTAWTLDIHLSQPDRWLPWLLSQVPAMILPHEWRSMENYSSIPVGTGPYSVVRNNQNQLKIRAFDDYFGYRALIDEVNVWVLPEISEEPNGGLTLQGTTQSEKAVESRLEEGCYYLLFDARSPLGANAAVRQWLSYLFQPARLLYHAGDHYQDNWFPAYGLLPRWHHARSHACEKPPGLETVTLTYYQDHVEHRVLGGIMAKLLAEHQVKLEIQELEYQEWHRGEAVSDVWLNSANFTLPIDFSLFAWLYEVPLVRNCIPIDWEQDASRWRAGELNPATWSQQLLTNQTIVPLIHHWLMIQGQRSMRGVRMNTLGWFDFKSAWFAPPEP; encoded by the coding sequence ATGCCTTCCGGTCGTTTACAACAGCAGTTCATTCGCCTGTGGCAGTGCTGCGACGGCAAGTCTCAGGAGACAACGCTTAACGAGCTGGCACATATGCTGAGCTGTTCGCGCCGCCATATGCGTACCTTATTGAACATGATGGAAGAACGCGGCTGGCTCACCTGGGAGGCGGAGGCGGGACGTGGCAAACGCTCACGCCTCTCTTTTCTCTATACCGGTCTCGCGCTGCAACAGCAGCGAGCGGAAGATTTGCTGGAACAGGACCGAATCGATCAGCTGGTACAGCTGGTTGGCGATAAAGCCGCCGTCAGGCAAATGCTGGTTTCCCATTTAGGCCGCAGCTTTCGTCAGGGGCGGCATATCCTGCGCGTGCTCTACTATCGGCCAATGAAAAATCTGCTGCCCGGCAGCGCGCTTCGCCGCTCGGAAACGCATATCGCCCGACAGATTTTTAGCGCGTTGACGCGGGTAAATGAGGAAAATGGGGAACTGGAAGCCGATATTGCTCACCATTGGCAGCAGATCACCCCAACCCACTGGCGTTTTTTTCTGCGTCCAGGTATTCATTTTCATCATGGCCGGGAGCTGGAAATGGCGGATGTCATCAGCTCCCTGCAGCGCAGCAACGCGCTGCCGCTGTTTTCCCATATTGAGCGTATCGACTCCCCTACCGCGTGGACCCTCGATATCCATCTCAGTCAACCCGACCGCTGGCTGCCCTGGCTATTAAGCCAGGTCCCGGCCATGATCCTGCCGCACGAATGGCGGTCGATGGAGAACTACTCCAGTATCCCCGTTGGCACGGGCCCCTATTCGGTTGTGCGCAATAACCAGAATCAGCTCAAAATTCGTGCTTTCGACGACTATTTCGGCTATCGGGCGCTGATCGATGAAGTAAACGTCTGGGTGCTGCCGGAAATCAGCGAAGAACCTAACGGCGGCTTAACGTTACAGGGCACCACGCAAAGCGAGAAAGCGGTGGAAAGCCGCCTGGAAGAGGGTTGTTATTATCTGCTGTTCGACGCCCGCAGCCCGCTCGGCGCGAACGCGGCGGTACGCCAGTGGTTAAGCTATCTGTTCCAGCCCGCCAGACTGCTCTATCACGCAGGCGATCACTATCAGGACAACTGGTTCCCGGCCTATGGCCTGCTACCCCGCTGGCACCATGCACGCAGCCACGCTTGTGAAAAACCGCCGGGTCTGGAGACGGTCACGCTGACCTACTATCAGGACCACGTTGAGCACCGCGTGCTCGGCGGGATCATGGCGAAGCTGCTTGCCGAGCATCAGGTCAAACTGGAAATACAGGAGCTGGAGTATCAGGAGTGGCACCGCGGCGAAGCGGTCAGCGACGTCTGGCTCAACAGCGCTAACTTTACGCTGCCGATCGATTTCTCCCTGTTTGCCTGGCTATATGAAGTCCCGCTGGTTCGCAACTGTATTCCCATCGACTGGGAACAGGATGCCAGCCGGTGGCGTGCGGGAGAGCTTAATCCAGCGACATGGAGCCAACAGCTGCTGACCAATCAAACGATTGTTCCACTGATTCACCACTGGCTAATGATCCAGGGACAGCGCAGCATGCGCGGCGTACGCATGAACACTCTTGGCTGGTTTGACTTTAAATCCGCGTGGTTCGCGCCGCCAGAGCCGTAA
- the sgrT gene encoding glucose uptake inhibitor SgrT, with translation MMRSTIKQFYQGYFSATQDASWLARLMAGRRQEILGELMQWGVTSQTSDH, from the coding sequence ATGATGAGGTCAACCATTAAACAGTTCTATCAAGGCTACTTTTCTGCGACGCAGGATGCGTCCTGGCTGGCCCGCCTGATGGCAGGAAGACGGCAGGAAATTCTCGGAGAGCTGATGCAGTGGGGAGTTACGTCGCAGACCTCTGATCATTGA